The following coding sequences lie in one Labrus bergylta chromosome 5, fLabBer1.1, whole genome shotgun sequence genomic window:
- the LOC109994908 gene encoding zinc finger protein 235: protein MTKLELLNVFLNDRLTAAAQEIFRAVKDTVAEYQSEILRSKEENERLRRLLNVAVQRLLLQTEPHSVLPQEDVQPCEFEWRNSVELLPQIKEEPKTTNLQTDCSQGSRDPEEGNCSHIEPLQRSQTPPAQTVCSRVSVSPPSVASQEIKAEEESRKQQPALSLPPPVTVYSNCRATESAAKSQRTQRTDHQLKGSFRSNGKQSSSLLAIKNVRSLRPPPPRSSLPSQSMQRWHSCKECGKGFSFACQLEVHMRWHTKEKPYSCAVCRKSFTTVSMLKRHHRIHTGEKPFSCHVCGKCFNQSAHLNTHFRLHLRERAGWSRAALSK from the exons ATGACCAAACTGGAGCTGCTGAACGTGTTTCTGAACGACCGGCTGACGGCGGCGGCCCAGGAGATCTTCCGCGCCGTCAAAGACACGGTGGCCGAATATCAGAGCGAAATCCTGCGTTCAAAGGAGGAGAACGAGCGGCTCAGACGGCTGCTCAACGTCGCCGTCCAAAGgctcctgctgcagacag AACCTCACTCTGTCCTTCCTCAAGAGGACGTTCAGCCGTGTGAGTTTGAGTGGAGGAACAGCGTGGAGCTGCTGCCACAGATTAAAGAAGAGCCCAAAACTACAAACCTTCAAACCGACTGTTCACAAGGATCAAGAGACCCGGAGGAAGGAAACTGTAGCCACATCGAGCCGCTGCAGAGGTCACAAACTCCACCCGCCCAGACTGTGTGTAGCCGAGTAAGTGTCTCTCCACCTTCAGTAGCATCCCAGGAGATTaaagcagaggaagagagcagGAAACAGCAGCCAGCACTCAGCTTACCGCCCCCCGTGACTGTTTATTCAAACTGCAGAGCGACTGAGAGCGCCGCAAAGAGTCAGCGGACTCAGAGAACAGACCATCAGCTTAAAGGGTCGTTTCGCTCAAATGGGAAACAGAGCTCGTCCTTGCTCGCGATCAAGAACGTGAGATCTCTGAGGCCGCCCCCGCCTCGCTCCTCTCTCCCGAGCCAGAGCATGCAGAGGTGGCACAGCTGCAAAGAGTGCGGGAAGGGCTTCAGCTTCGCCTGCCAGCTGGAGGTGCACATGCGCTGGCACACCAAGGAGAAGCCGTACAGCTGCGCCGTGTGCCGGAAGAGCTTCACCACGGTCAGCAtgctgaagagacaccaccgcATCCACACGggggagaaacccttcagctgccaCGTCTGCGGGAAATGCTTCAACCAGTCGGCGCACCTCAACACGCACTTCAGGCTCCACCTGAGAGAGAGGGCCGGCTGGAGCCGAGCGGCGCTCTCCAAGTGA